From a single Couchioplanes caeruleus genomic region:
- a CDS encoding NUDIX hydrolase, with amino-acid sequence MKVRRIGAYGLCRDAAGRVLLAHNSVLSAFPGLWTLPGGGVEQGEDPDDTVVREFAEESGLRVRIVGLHSVTSDVFRLPGTDTWEHTDRIIYDVEVVGGDLRDEASGTTDRVEWVTPGEVPVMPFTAGVLGLPVTPSDVPADPDEPPVRTNQRFGAYGVVTDPDGRILLTEIAPGYPGAGMWHLPGGGTDHGELPEVALAREVAEETGQHGRVTGLIGTSHRHDPAALGPEGVPVDWHVVRVLFRVCVDRPTEPVVMEEAGGSTAAAGWFDDVTARELPLTDVAAAALEMVAGEGPAARGGKRSSVIGLRDLG; translated from the coding sequence GTGAAGGTCAGACGAATCGGCGCGTACGGCCTGTGCCGTGATGCCGCCGGCCGCGTCCTGCTCGCCCACAACTCGGTCCTGTCCGCGTTCCCGGGCCTGTGGACGCTGCCCGGCGGCGGTGTCGAGCAGGGTGAGGATCCGGACGACACCGTCGTGCGGGAGTTCGCCGAGGAGAGCGGCCTTCGCGTACGCATCGTCGGCCTGCATTCCGTCACCTCCGACGTTTTCCGCCTTCCGGGGACGGATACGTGGGAGCACACCGATCGGATCATCTACGACGTCGAGGTCGTGGGTGGGGACCTGCGTGACGAGGCTTCCGGCACGACGGACCGCGTCGAGTGGGTGACGCCGGGGGAGGTGCCGGTCATGCCGTTCACCGCCGGCGTGCTGGGGCTGCCCGTGACCCCCTCCGACGTGCCCGCCGATCCGGACGAACCGCCGGTCCGCACCAATCAGCGCTTCGGGGCGTACGGGGTGGTGACCGACCCGGACGGGCGAATTCTGCTGACCGAGATCGCTCCGGGGTACCCCGGAGCCGGGATGTGGCACCTCCCCGGCGGGGGCACCGATCACGGCGAGTTGCCCGAGGTGGCCCTCGCCCGGGAGGTGGCCGAGGAGACCGGCCAGCACGGACGGGTGACCGGCCTGATCGGTACGTCGCACCGGCACGATCCCGCCGCGCTCGGGCCGGAGGGCGTACCCGTGGATTGGCACGTCGTGCGCGTGCTGTTCAGGGTTTGCGTCGACCGGCCGACAGAACCAGTGGTGATGGAGGAAGCGGGCGGCTCGACCGCGGCGGCGGGGTGGTTCGACGATGTCACGGCGCGTGAGCTGCCGCTGACCGACGTGGCCGCCGCGGCCCTGGAGATGGTCGCCGGGGAGGGACCGGCGGCACGCGGAGGAAAGCGGTCATCGGTGATCGGCTTGCGGGACCTCGGTTAG
- a CDS encoding phosphatidylserine decarboxylase has protein sequence MTPFPSVSTAPVTGVGPRAARSLTAEFARHNAATTALVVGADHSSAVVAAAVEALLPGDTLTLVAGERSTAELLRDHITGLGSWIADRVRIVESLAEAEPADVVVLGEPLTGTAEETRATLEGLSKYLTDGAVVSVATPAVPGRTGGAAAELFRQSALFGVGSDLVARNQPPLRIHRLRFSPADTTKAATLAPAYRPSSVPVTRSMHIDSNGVAAAGIALGLAALARSARPKSKLWLLPALLAAPVAAFFRDPERDVPTDPNAVVAASDGRVLSVERLTDERLGEGEFLRIAVFLSVLDVHVNRMPVAGRVTDYFVIDGGYANAMTAAAEHNVAAYTILDTDHGTVAVAQRTGLIARRIVQRTPVGSLVARGERMGLIRFGSRTDVYLPADKADALVTVGETVRGGTSVIARWK, from the coding sequence ATGACGCCGTTTCCCTCCGTGTCCACCGCCCCCGTGACCGGCGTCGGCCCGCGCGCCGCGCGCAGCCTCACGGCCGAGTTCGCCCGCCACAACGCGGCGACGACGGCCCTGGTGGTCGGCGCCGACCACTCCTCGGCCGTGGTGGCCGCGGCGGTCGAGGCGCTGCTGCCCGGCGACACGCTGACCCTGGTCGCGGGCGAGCGCAGCACCGCCGAGCTGCTGCGGGACCACATCACCGGCCTCGGCAGCTGGATCGCCGACCGGGTCCGGATCGTCGAGTCGCTGGCCGAGGCGGAGCCCGCCGACGTGGTGGTGCTCGGCGAGCCGCTGACCGGCACCGCCGAGGAGACCCGCGCGACGCTCGAGGGCCTCAGCAAGTACCTCACCGACGGCGCTGTCGTCTCGGTGGCCACGCCGGCGGTGCCGGGGCGCACGGGCGGGGCGGCCGCCGAGCTGTTCCGGCAGAGCGCGCTGTTCGGCGTGGGTTCCGACCTCGTCGCCCGCAACCAGCCTCCGCTGCGGATCCACCGGCTGCGGTTCAGCCCGGCGGACACCACGAAGGCGGCCACGCTGGCTCCGGCGTACCGGCCCTCGAGCGTGCCGGTGACCCGTAGCATGCACATCGACTCGAACGGCGTCGCGGCGGCCGGCATCGCCCTCGGCCTGGCCGCGCTGGCCCGCTCGGCGCGCCCCAAGTCCAAGCTCTGGCTGCTGCCGGCCCTGCTGGCGGCGCCGGTGGCGGCGTTCTTCCGGGACCCGGAGCGGGACGTGCCCACCGACCCGAACGCGGTAGTGGCGGCCAGCGACGGCCGGGTGCTGTCGGTCGAGCGGCTCACCGACGAGCGCCTGGGCGAGGGCGAGTTCCTGCGTATCGCGGTGTTCCTGTCGGTCCTCGACGTGCACGTCAACCGGATGCCGGTGGCCGGCCGGGTGACGGACTACTTCGTCATCGACGGCGGCTACGCGAACGCCATGACGGCGGCGGCGGAGCACAACGTGGCGGCGTACACGATCCTCGACACCGACCACGGCACGGTCGCGGTCGCCCAGCGGACCGGCCTGATCGCCCGCCGGATCGTGCAGCGCACGCCGGTGGGCTCGCTGGTGGCCCGCGGCGAGCGGATGGGCCTGATCCGCTTCGGTTCCCGCACGGACGTCTACCTACCGGCCGACAAGGCCGATGCGCTCGTCACGGTCGGCGAGACGGTGCGCGGCGGCACCTCGGTCATCGCGCGCTGGAAGTGA
- a CDS encoding CDP-alcohol phosphatidyltransferase family protein, translating to MPRTPWRRRRTTDSPRPAGRRWAGRLRRGGSLARQALLVRVGRRSGDAGRAATATRAEVIYTGTELAPYAGRGRTVATSGSHGPVAMAQPVVVEADSGALLPGERTVRRRISFAVVNGCTLASLGLGLLAIFLAMQGEPRFAAACLVACVAFDGLDGALARRLGVSSPFGAQMDSLADMCSFGLAAPVVVYASLAHTVPTAAAAVACMLVAGCAAIRLARFNVSPKDGTFFAGVPTTMAAAVLAVTVLIGLPLPGIAVLGGVAVLAFAMVSSFPYAKLARIVKLPPWLWLLPIVGALVDPRLTFVLIVGTYLVSGPVMWLRARHV from the coding sequence GTGCCGAGAACCCCTTGGCGCCGGCGTCGTACGACGGATAGTCCCCGTCCCGCCGGACGTCGTTGGGCAGGCCGGCTGCGCCGCGGCGGAAGTCTCGCCCGGCAGGCCCTGCTGGTGCGAGTGGGGCGCCGTTCCGGTGATGCCGGACGCGCTGCCACGGCCACCCGGGCCGAGGTGATCTACACCGGCACGGAGCTCGCTCCGTACGCCGGACGTGGCCGTACCGTGGCCACCTCCGGTAGCCATGGCCCCGTCGCCATGGCCCAGCCGGTCGTCGTCGAGGCCGATTCCGGAGCTCTGCTCCCCGGTGAGCGCACCGTACGCCGCCGGATCAGCTTCGCCGTCGTCAACGGCTGCACCCTCGCGAGCCTGGGCCTGGGCCTGCTCGCCATCTTCCTGGCCATGCAGGGCGAGCCCCGGTTCGCCGCGGCCTGCCTCGTCGCCTGCGTGGCGTTCGACGGGCTCGACGGCGCCCTGGCCCGCCGGCTCGGGGTGTCCAGCCCGTTCGGGGCCCAGATGGACTCCCTGGCCGACATGTGCTCGTTCGGCCTGGCCGCGCCGGTCGTCGTGTACGCGTCCCTGGCCCACACGGTTCCCACCGCGGCCGCCGCCGTGGCCTGCATGCTCGTCGCCGGTTGCGCGGCCATCCGCCTCGCCCGCTTCAACGTCTCGCCGAAGGACGGCACGTTCTTCGCCGGGGTTCCCACGACCATGGCCGCGGCGGTGCTCGCCGTGACCGTGCTGATCGGGCTCCCGCTGCCGGGGATCGCGGTGCTGGGCGGCGTGGCCGTGCTGGCGTTCGCGATGGTGTCCAGCTTCCCGTACGCGAAGCTTGCCCGGATTGTGAAGTTGCCGCCGTGGCTGTGGCTTCTGCCGATCGTGGGCGCCCTGGTCGACCCCCGCCTCACGTTCGTGCTGATCGTCGGGACCTACCTGGTGAGCGGCCCGGTCATGTGGCTGCGCGCCAGGCACGTCTGA
- a CDS encoding PspC domain-containing protein yields the protein MTQPTVAPYKQLRRPLDDRIVAGVCSGIGRYLSVDPVLIRVGFAVLTVMTWGVGLLAYPIAWFLMPEEPAPAGPAWRDPADPSWGQPAGYPAGPAWTQPTGGQPGPTAPTSTPPAA from the coding sequence ATGACTCAACCGACTGTCGCCCCGTACAAGCAACTTCGCCGCCCGCTCGACGACCGGATCGTGGCCGGGGTCTGCAGCGGCATCGGCCGGTACCTGTCCGTGGACCCGGTGCTGATCCGGGTCGGGTTCGCCGTCCTCACGGTGATGACGTGGGGGGTCGGGCTGCTCGCCTACCCGATCGCGTGGTTCCTGATGCCGGAGGAGCCGGCGCCGGCCGGCCCCGCCTGGCGCGACCCGGCGGACCCCTCGTGGGGCCAGCCTGCCGGGTACCCGGCAGGGCCGGCGTGGACGCAGCCCACTGGTGGACAGCCGGGCCCGACAGCGCCGACGAGTACGCCGCCGGCGGCCTGA
- a CDS encoding phage holin family protein: MRPHRTDGISLSFGLIFLLVAAWWAVAQVVTVRLPALGWLVAGVLILFGALGLLGAIRSGRRTEVPAPVAAEAEVEVPGDLPPEMHADIVRELLDNPAEQVDLPPAPPAAAERPDGSRHHGQPRHHGHQD, encoded by the coding sequence ATGAGGCCGCACCGTACCGACGGCATCTCGCTGAGCTTCGGTCTGATCTTCCTGCTGGTGGCGGCCTGGTGGGCGGTCGCTCAGGTGGTCACCGTACGGCTCCCCGCGCTGGGCTGGCTGGTGGCCGGCGTACTGATCCTCTTCGGCGCCCTGGGCCTGCTCGGCGCCATCCGGTCCGGCCGGCGCACCGAGGTGCCCGCGCCGGTCGCGGCGGAGGCCGAAGTGGAGGTGCCGGGCGACCTTCCGCCCGAGATGCACGCCGACATCGTCCGGGAGTTGCTGGACAACCCGGCGGAACAGGTCGACCTGCCGCCGGCGCCGCCCGCGGCCGCGGAGAGGCCCGACGGGTCGCGGCACCACGGGCAGCCGCGGCACCACGGGCACCAGGACTGA
- a CDS encoding PspC domain-containing protein produces the protein MGSTPPPFGSTPPPSGSTPPWFGAPDGPTFSREKLIRPTRGRYIAGVCGAIGRATNTDPVLWRVLLAVLGFFGGVGVLIYLAGWLLIPAEGDTASPIESLLGRGRSAMAPLSVVLLGAAAALTFAFIVRDGFRATLLAAAVLVVGALALKKSNRAGGPVTAGPAPADPWAATATFPAAAPAQPATAAPATAAPAPGEEPTTPFTETAAAEPAGEPVTAPLPPMPPMPGTASAPPAPPAPPTYTPPSFAPPTGGYRPPFAPHGPWAQGAAQPPYAPAAPPSPPKAPKPPRERSKLGRITFSLLVVVMGILALIDLAGADVPVSGYFAAALATIALGLVVGAWFGRARGLIFLAVLATFGLAVSSGVERFGGEFANSSYRPQSLAAVADRYDFSVGNATLDLRSVNFAGHDQAVTVAMKFGQVRVLLPANVDTTTSLTMNDGRALLYGRELTGNLNVQAVSDLGQDGEGGGTLRLTVEMNTGNVEVTR, from the coding sequence ATGGGAAGCACGCCGCCCCCATTTGGGAGCACGCCGCCCCCGTCCGGGAGCACGCCGCCGTGGTTCGGCGCGCCCGACGGGCCCACGTTCTCCCGCGAGAAGCTCATCCGGCCCACCCGCGGCCGCTACATCGCCGGGGTCTGCGGCGCGATCGGCCGTGCCACCAACACCGACCCGGTGCTCTGGCGGGTGCTGCTGGCCGTACTCGGCTTCTTCGGCGGCGTCGGCGTGCTGATCTACCTCGCCGGCTGGCTGCTGATCCCCGCGGAGGGTGACACGGCCTCGCCGATCGAGTCCCTGCTCGGCCGGGGCCGCTCGGCCATGGCGCCGCTGTCCGTGGTGCTGCTCGGTGCCGCCGCGGCATTGACGTTCGCCTTCATCGTCCGCGACGGCTTCCGCGCGACGCTGCTCGCCGCCGCAGTGCTGGTCGTCGGCGCGCTCGCCCTCAAGAAGTCGAACAGGGCCGGCGGCCCCGTGACCGCCGGGCCGGCTCCGGCCGATCCGTGGGCCGCCACCGCGACCTTTCCCGCGGCGGCACCGGCGCAGCCCGCCACGGCGGCGCCGGCCACGGCAGCCCCGGCCCCTGGGGAGGAGCCGACGACCCCGTTCACCGAGACGGCCGCCGCAGAACCGGCCGGCGAACCGGTGACCGCCCCGCTGCCGCCCATGCCGCCCATGCCGGGGACCGCCTCCGCGCCGCCCGCCCCTCCGGCACCCCCGACGTACACACCGCCGTCGTTCGCGCCGCCGACCGGGGGCTACCGGCCGCCGTTCGCGCCACACGGGCCGTGGGCGCAGGGTGCCGCGCAGCCGCCGTACGCTCCTGCGGCGCCGCCGTCACCACCGAAGGCGCCGAAGCCGCCCCGCGAGCGTTCCAAGCTCGGTCGCATCACGTTCTCCCTGCTGGTGGTCGTGATGGGCATCCTGGCGCTGATCGACTTGGCCGGCGCCGACGTGCCGGTGTCGGGCTACTTCGCCGCCGCGCTGGCCACCATCGCGCTCGGCCTCGTCGTCGGCGCCTGGTTCGGCCGGGCCCGCGGGCTCATCTTCCTGGCCGTGCTGGCGACCTTCGGGCTGGCGGTCTCCAGCGGCGTCGAGCGCTTCGGCGGCGAGTTCGCCAACAGCTCGTACCGGCCGCAGAGCCTCGCCGCCGTGGCCGACCGCTACGACTTCTCGGTGGGCAACGCGACGCTGGACCTGCGCTCGGTCAACTTCGCCGGCCACGACCAAGCGGTGACCGTGGCGATGAAGTTCGGGCAGGTCAGGGTGCTTCTGCCGGCGAACGTCGACACCACGACCTCGCTGACCATGAACGACGGGCGGGCGCTGCTGTACGGCCGCGAGCTGACCGGCAACCTGAACGTGCAGGCGGTCTCCGACCTCGGCCAGGACGGCGAGGGCGGCGGCACGCTGCGGCTGACCGTCGAGATGAACACGGGCAACGTGGAGGTGACCCGATGA
- a CDS encoding NUDIX hydrolase → MTPALEPLRRIAAYAVATDPEGRVLLVRASTRSGTPGVWSLPGGAVDHGEDPNHTVVRETAAETGLSVAVTGLRDVLADMRSLPHRGVTIHTDRLIYEVSVRGGNLIDRVGQPTDMARWHTLEEAQELKLRPFTAAALGLPAASADLRPEEVPDFPSFYAYAGPDGLHRAQRFAAYAIATDPFDRLLLTRIAPGYPGEGRWHLPGGGTDYGEQPGTALIRELVEETGQQGRLLELLGVASHRDAASLGPEGYPIDWHGVRAFYRVFVESPTDVTVKDVGGSTSEACWMALEEVGGLPDDEVTEVTAEALTAAGLM, encoded by the coding sequence GTGACCCCCGCACTGGAGCCGCTTCGCAGGATCGCGGCATATGCCGTCGCGACCGACCCCGAAGGTCGCGTCCTTCTCGTCCGTGCCTCGACCCGGTCGGGTACGCCCGGCGTCTGGTCGTTGCCGGGCGGCGCCGTCGACCACGGCGAGGATCCCAACCACACCGTCGTACGGGAGACCGCCGCCGAGACCGGCCTGTCCGTCGCCGTCACCGGCCTGCGCGACGTCCTGGCCGACATGAGGTCGTTGCCGCACCGTGGCGTCACGATCCACACCGACCGCCTGATCTATGAGGTGTCCGTCCGCGGCGGGAATCTCATCGACCGTGTCGGGCAGCCGACCGACATGGCTCGGTGGCACACCCTCGAGGAGGCCCAGGAGCTGAAGCTGCGTCCGTTCACGGCCGCCGCCCTGGGGCTTCCGGCCGCCTCTGCGGATCTGCGCCCCGAGGAAGTGCCTGATTTTCCGTCTTTCTACGCGTACGCCGGGCCGGACGGGCTGCACCGCGCGCAGCGCTTCGCCGCGTACGCGATTGCGACCGATCCTTTTGATCGTCTGCTGCTGACCCGGATCGCTCCCGGGTATCCGGGGGAGGGGCGCTGGCACCTGCCCGGCGGCGGCACCGACTACGGCGAGCAGCCCGGCACCGCCCTGATCCGCGAGCTGGTCGAGGAGACCGGCCAGCAGGGGCGGCTCCTGGAGCTGCTCGGCGTTGCCAGCCACCGCGACGCGGCCTCGCTCGGCCCCGAGGGCTATCCGATCGACTGGCACGGCGTACGCGCGTTCTACCGGGTCTTCGTCGAGTCGCCGACGGACGTGACGGTCAAGGACGTGGGCGGGTCGACGTCCGAGGCCTGCTGGATGGCGCTCGAGGAGGTCGGCGGGCTGCCGGACGACGAGGTCACCGAGGTCACCGCCGAGGCACTCACGGCGGCCGGCCTGATGTGA